One window of Anas platyrhynchos isolate ZD024472 breed Pekin duck chromosome 11, IASCAAS_PekinDuck_T2T, whole genome shotgun sequence genomic DNA carries:
- the MFGE8 gene encoding lactadherin isoform X1: MEPARRWRALLLLGLGLSLLLVVAGDFCNVNHCQNGGTCLTGINEAPFFCICPEGFVGIDCNETEKGPCHPNPCHNNGECQLVPNRGDVFTDYICKCPAGYDGVHCQNNKNECSSQPCKNGGTCLDLDGDYTCKCPSPFFGRSCHVRCAVPLGMEGGAISDAQLSASSVHYGFLGLQRWGPELARLNNHGIVNAWTSSNYDKSPWIQANLLRKMRLSGIVTQGARRVGKSEYIRAYKVAYSLDGREFTFCKDEKQDTDKVFQGNVDYGTMQTNLLDPPITAQFIRIYPVVCRRACTLRFELIGCEMNVYFNTAGCSEPLGMKSHQISDQQITASSVFKTWGIDAFTWHPHYARLDKTGKTNAWTALHNGQAEWLQIDLGDPKKVTGIITQGARDFGHIQYVAAYKVAYSDNGTSWTLYRDSQTNSTKIFHGNSDNYSHKKNVFDVPFYARFVRVLPVAWHNRITLRLELLGCDE; the protein is encoded by the exons ATGGAGCCAGCAAGGCGGTGGCGAGCGCTGCTCCTCTTGGGGCTGGGGCTctcgctgctgctggtggtggccg GTGACTTCTGCAACGTCAACCACTGTCAGAACGGGGGCACCTGCCTGACCGGCATCAACGAGGCCCCCTTCTTCTGCATCTGCCCTGAAGGCTTTGTGGGGATCGACTGCAACGAGACAGAGAAAG gcccCTGCCACCCTAACCCTTGCCACAACAACGGCGAGTGCCAGTTGGTCCCAAACCGAGGGGACGTCTTCACCGACTACATCTGCAAGTGCCCCGCGGGGTACGACGGGGTGCACTGCCAGAACA ACAAGAACGAgtgctcctcccagccctgcaaaaACGGAGGCACCTGCCTGGACCTGGATGGCGACTACACCTGCAAGTGCCCTTCTCCCTTCTTCGGGAGGTCCTGCCATGTCC GCTGTGCCGTTCCCCTGGGCATGGAAGGAGGAGCCATCTCTGACGCGCAGCTCTCAGCCTCCTCCGTGCACTACGGCTTCCTCGGCCTCCAGCGCTGGGGGCCGGAGCTCGCCCGCCTCAACAACCACGGCATCGTCAACGCCTGGACCTCCAGCAACTACGACAAGAGCCCCTGGATCCAG GCCAACCTGCTGAGGAAGATGAGGCTGAGCGGCATCGTCACGCAGGGCGCTCGCCGCGTGGGCAAGTCGGAGTACATCCGCGCCTACAAAGTGGCCTACAGCCTGGACGGCAGGGAGTTCACCTTCTGCAAGGACGAGAAGCAGGACACGGACAAG GTTTTCCAGGGGAACGTGGATTATGGCACCATGCAGACCAACCTGCTGGACCCTCCCATCACGGCCCAGTTCATCCGCATCTACCCCGTGGTGTGCCGCCGCGCCTGCACGCTGCGCTTCGAGCTCATCGGCTGCGAGATGAACG TGTATTTCAACACGGCAGGTTGCTCGGAGCCTCTGGGCATGAAATCCCACCAGATCTCTGACCAGCAGATCACAGCCTCCAGCGTCTTCAAGACGTGGGGGATCGACGCCTTCACCTGGCACCCCCACTACGCCCGCCTGGACAAGACGGGCAAGACCAACGCCTGGACGGCGCTGCACAACGGGCAGGCCGAGTGGCTGCAG ATCGACCTCGGGGACCCCAAGAAGGTGACGGGCATCATCACACAAGGCGCCCGTGATTTCGGCCACATCCAGTATGTGGCAGCCTACAAAGTGGCCTACAGTGACAACGGCACCTCCTGGACCCTGTACCGGGACAGCCAGACCAACAGCACCAAG ATCTTCCACGGCAACAGCGACAACTACTCGCACAAGAAGAACGTCTTCGACGTGCCCTTCTACGCCCGCTTCGTGCGCGTCCTGCCCGTGGCCTGGCACAACCGCATCACGCTGCGCCTCGAGCTGCTGGGCTGCGACGAGTAG
- the MFGE8 gene encoding lactadherin isoform X2: MEPARRWRALLLLGLGLSLLLVVAGDFCNVNHCQNGGTCLTGINEAPFFCICPEGFVGIDCNETEKGPCHPNPCHNNGECQLVPNRGDVFTDYICKCPAGYDGVHCQNNKNECSSQPCKNGGTCLDLDGDYTCKCPSPFFGRSCHVRCAVPLGMEGGAISDAQLSASSVHYGFLGLQRWGPELARLNNHGIVNAWTSSNYDKSPWIQANLLRKMRLSGIVTQGARRVGKSEYIRAYKVAYSLDGREFTFCKDEKQDTDKVFQGNVDYGTMQTNLLDPPITAQFIRIYPVVCRRACTLRFELIGCEMNGCSEPLGMKSHQISDQQITASSVFKTWGIDAFTWHPHYARLDKTGKTNAWTALHNGQAEWLQIDLGDPKKVTGIITQGARDFGHIQYVAAYKVAYSDNGTSWTLYRDSQTNSTKIFHGNSDNYSHKKNVFDVPFYARFVRVLPVAWHNRITLRLELLGCDE, translated from the exons ATGGAGCCAGCAAGGCGGTGGCGAGCGCTGCTCCTCTTGGGGCTGGGGCTctcgctgctgctggtggtggccg GTGACTTCTGCAACGTCAACCACTGTCAGAACGGGGGCACCTGCCTGACCGGCATCAACGAGGCCCCCTTCTTCTGCATCTGCCCTGAAGGCTTTGTGGGGATCGACTGCAACGAGACAGAGAAAG gcccCTGCCACCCTAACCCTTGCCACAACAACGGCGAGTGCCAGTTGGTCCCAAACCGAGGGGACGTCTTCACCGACTACATCTGCAAGTGCCCCGCGGGGTACGACGGGGTGCACTGCCAGAACA ACAAGAACGAgtgctcctcccagccctgcaaaaACGGAGGCACCTGCCTGGACCTGGATGGCGACTACACCTGCAAGTGCCCTTCTCCCTTCTTCGGGAGGTCCTGCCATGTCC GCTGTGCCGTTCCCCTGGGCATGGAAGGAGGAGCCATCTCTGACGCGCAGCTCTCAGCCTCCTCCGTGCACTACGGCTTCCTCGGCCTCCAGCGCTGGGGGCCGGAGCTCGCCCGCCTCAACAACCACGGCATCGTCAACGCCTGGACCTCCAGCAACTACGACAAGAGCCCCTGGATCCAG GCCAACCTGCTGAGGAAGATGAGGCTGAGCGGCATCGTCACGCAGGGCGCTCGCCGCGTGGGCAAGTCGGAGTACATCCGCGCCTACAAAGTGGCCTACAGCCTGGACGGCAGGGAGTTCACCTTCTGCAAGGACGAGAAGCAGGACACGGACAAG GTTTTCCAGGGGAACGTGGATTATGGCACCATGCAGACCAACCTGCTGGACCCTCCCATCACGGCCCAGTTCATCCGCATCTACCCCGTGGTGTGCCGCCGCGCCTGCACGCTGCGCTTCGAGCTCATCGGCTGCGAGATGAACG GTTGCTCGGAGCCTCTGGGCATGAAATCCCACCAGATCTCTGACCAGCAGATCACAGCCTCCAGCGTCTTCAAGACGTGGGGGATCGACGCCTTCACCTGGCACCCCCACTACGCCCGCCTGGACAAGACGGGCAAGACCAACGCCTGGACGGCGCTGCACAACGGGCAGGCCGAGTGGCTGCAG ATCGACCTCGGGGACCCCAAGAAGGTGACGGGCATCATCACACAAGGCGCCCGTGATTTCGGCCACATCCAGTATGTGGCAGCCTACAAAGTGGCCTACAGTGACAACGGCACCTCCTGGACCCTGTACCGGGACAGCCAGACCAACAGCACCAAG ATCTTCCACGGCAACAGCGACAACTACTCGCACAAGAAGAACGTCTTCGACGTGCCCTTCTACGCCCGCTTCGTGCGCGTCCTGCCCGTGGCCTGGCACAACCGCATCACGCTGCGCCTCGAGCTGCTGGGCTGCGACGAGTAG